From one Deinococcus sp. QL22 genomic stretch:
- a CDS encoding glycoside hydrolase family 78 protein — MTVTNTARLPTTLQRVIQVQAEHHRDATGIGEREPRLSWQTETATPNWHQQAYSIECRTVHGDLLEATDWIESDQSVLCPWPFRPLTSREQVQIRVRVCGTHDLASDWSEALIIEVGLLSPSDWQATFIAPGWDEDLNCPQPAPLLRREFEIKADLASARLYITALGVYEAHLNGQRVGDHVLAPGWTSYGHRLRYQTHDVMPLLREGMNALGALLGDGWYRGRLGFGGGQRNLYGDRLALLAQLELQYTDGTVEHVVTDDSWRASTGALQASDLYDGETYDARLDQAGWSAPNYDDSGWQPVRSVQRDRATLVAPNGPPVRRIQTVNPVAIMTSPSGKTLVDFGQNLVGWIRFTVQGEAGHTVTLRHAEVLEHGELGTRPLRFAAATDRYILRGGAPETWEPTFTFHGFRYAEVDNWPGELRLDDLKAVVVHSDLNRTGWFQCSDPLVNQLHENIVWGMRGNFLDVPTDCPQRDERMGWTGDIQVFSPTASFLYDVNGFLTSWLADLAADQEESGAVPAVIPQVLPATLPAAAWGDAATVVPWVLYQRYGDTRVLERQYSSMKAWVEYISSRAGDTLLWDRDFQFGDWLDPVAPSNNPGAGRTLPGVVATASFARSADLVAQTAQVLGKTADAAAYASLAAQVRDAFSREYVTPNGRILSDSSTAYALALEFALLPGEPQRLQAARRLRELVRENGYLISTGFVGTPLICDALTHAGEIDAAYHLLLQQECPSWLYPVTMGATTVWERWDSMLPDGSINPGEMTSFNHYALGAVADWLHRTVAGLAPAEPGYRRLKIEPRPGGNLTHASARHLTPYGETEVDWRIQDGQIDLRVVVPPNTSADVTLPRTGEQYTVGSGTHRWTRQYGTSISPAAVTLDSDYDTLVNHPEAYRLVTRLVAEHSPDHLDGFKNVLRSSIQGMNIRQAVWGTRHREVLLDRLEMELQALHR; from the coding sequence ATGACCGTCACCAACACTGCTCGCCTTCCAACCACCCTCCAACGCGTCATCCAAGTGCAGGCCGAACACCACCGGGACGCCACCGGCATCGGTGAACGCGAACCCCGCCTGAGCTGGCAGACCGAAACCGCAACCCCAAACTGGCACCAGCAGGCGTACAGCATCGAATGCCGCACCGTTCACGGCGACCTGCTGGAAGCCACAGACTGGATCGAGTCGGACCAGTCCGTGCTCTGCCCCTGGCCCTTCCGGCCCCTGACCTCCCGTGAACAGGTGCAGATCCGGGTGAGGGTCTGTGGGACGCATGACCTTGCCAGCGACTGGAGTGAAGCGCTGATCATTGAAGTGGGACTGCTGAGCCCCAGTGACTGGCAGGCCACCTTTATTGCTCCTGGGTGGGATGAGGACCTCAACTGCCCGCAACCCGCCCCCCTGCTGCGCCGCGAGTTCGAAATCAAGGCGGATCTCGCCAGCGCGAGGCTGTACATCACCGCCCTCGGCGTGTACGAAGCGCATTTAAATGGCCAGCGCGTGGGTGATCACGTCCTCGCGCCGGGTTGGACCAGCTACGGGCACCGCCTCCGCTACCAGACGCACGACGTCATGCCCCTCCTTCGGGAAGGCATGAACGCCCTGGGCGCCCTGCTCGGCGACGGCTGGTACCGGGGCCGCCTGGGATTTGGCGGCGGGCAACGCAATCTGTACGGCGACCGCCTCGCGCTCCTGGCCCAGCTGGAACTCCAGTACACCGACGGCACTGTGGAGCACGTGGTCACCGACGATTCCTGGCGTGCCAGCACCGGCGCTCTGCAGGCCAGTGACCTGTACGACGGAGAAACGTATGACGCCCGCCTTGACCAGGCCGGTTGGAGTGCTCCCAACTACGACGATTCCGGCTGGCAACCTGTGCGGAGTGTCCAGCGTGACCGGGCGACGCTGGTCGCCCCCAACGGCCCACCAGTGCGGCGCATCCAGACGGTGAACCCTGTGGCCATCATGACCTCCCCCTCCGGGAAAACGTTGGTGGACTTCGGACAGAATCTGGTCGGCTGGATCCGCTTCACGGTGCAGGGTGAAGCGGGGCATACAGTCACTCTGCGGCACGCCGAGGTACTTGAGCACGGAGAACTGGGCACGCGTCCCCTCCGGTTCGCCGCTGCGACCGACCGGTACATCCTGCGCGGCGGGGCACCAGAAACCTGGGAACCCACCTTTACTTTCCACGGCTTCCGGTACGCCGAGGTGGACAACTGGCCAGGTGAACTCAGGCTGGACGATCTCAAGGCCGTGGTGGTGCATTCCGATCTGAACCGCACCGGCTGGTTTCAGTGCAGCGACCCCCTGGTCAACCAGCTGCACGAGAACATTGTCTGGGGGATGCGTGGCAATTTTCTGGACGTGCCCACGGACTGCCCCCAGCGCGATGAGCGCATGGGCTGGACCGGCGATATTCAGGTGTTTTCCCCCACTGCGAGCTTCCTGTACGACGTGAACGGCTTCCTCACGTCATGGCTCGCGGACCTTGCCGCGGATCAGGAGGAGAGTGGCGCGGTGCCAGCCGTGATTCCGCAGGTTCTTCCTGCCACCCTGCCTGCCGCCGCCTGGGGGGACGCCGCCACGGTCGTGCCCTGGGTGCTGTACCAGCGCTACGGGGACACCCGCGTCCTGGAACGGCAGTACAGCAGCATGAAAGCCTGGGTGGAGTACATTTCCAGCCGTGCTGGCGACACGCTGCTGTGGGACCGGGATTTCCAATTCGGTGACTGGCTTGACCCGGTGGCCCCGTCCAATAACCCAGGTGCCGGACGCACTCTGCCGGGCGTGGTCGCCACCGCCTCCTTCGCGCGGTCAGCCGATCTGGTGGCTCAAACGGCCCAGGTACTGGGGAAGACCGCGGATGCTGCGGCGTACGCCAGCCTGGCCGCGCAGGTGCGTGACGCGTTCAGCCGGGAGTACGTCACGCCCAACGGCCGGATTCTCAGCGACTCCAGTACGGCGTACGCGCTCGCGCTGGAGTTCGCGCTGCTGCCCGGAGAGCCTCAGCGCCTGCAAGCGGCGCGGCGCCTGCGTGAACTCGTCCGGGAGAACGGTTACCTCATCAGCACCGGCTTCGTGGGCACGCCACTCATCTGTGACGCCCTCACCCATGCCGGGGAGATCGATGCTGCCTACCACCTGCTGCTCCAGCAGGAGTGCCCCTCGTGGTTGTATCCCGTCACGATGGGCGCCACGACTGTCTGGGAACGTTGGGACAGCATGCTGCCCGACGGCAGCATCAATCCTGGGGAAATGACCAGCTTCAACCATTACGCGCTCGGTGCGGTCGCTGACTGGCTGCACCGCACCGTGGCCGGCCTGGCGCCCGCGGAGCCAGGCTACCGCCGTCTGAAGATCGAACCTCGCCCCGGCGGGAATCTCACGCATGCCAGCGCGAGGCATCTCACTCCGTACGGTGAAACGGAGGTGGACTGGCGGATTCAGGACGGACAAATCGACCTGCGGGTGGTTGTCCCGCCCAACACCAGCGCGGACGTCACCCTCCCCAGAACCGGCGAACAGTACACGGTTGGATCCGGCACCCACCGCTGGACGAGGCAGTACGGAACCAGTATCTCTCCAGCAGCCGTGACGCTCGACAGCGACTACGACACCCTCGTCAACCACCCGGAAGCGTACCGGCTCGTCACGCGCCTCGTCGCAGAGCACTCTCCGGATCACCTCGACGGCTTCAAAAATGTCCTGCGGAGCAGCATCCAGGGCATGAACATCCGCCAAGCCGTCTGGGGAACCCGTCACCGTGAAGTGCTCCTAGACAGACTAGAAATGGAACTTCAGGCCCTTCACCGGTAA
- a CDS encoding carbohydrate ABC transporter permease, whose product MQRSASLPHPGQPPRRPMIQLSQLPMLLLVLLVLFVSVYPVVWIFLSSLKGAAEFSTSSMWALPQTLEWSNYARAWTEGNMSKYFVNSVTSVLPALLLVIVLGTMAAFGIEIMRWKLRNVASLVFLAGIMVPIQIVLLPLFTIYFKVHLLDTRLALIITYTAFGLPLVVFFLVGYFKSFAREIIEAAIMDGATIYQVFYKIALPMVSNAIVTVALVQFFFMWNDLLVSLTFIQNPDLRTVQSGLLAFTGQYGQREWGPTFASIALAVAPTVMVYLLLNQMVMKGMATGAVKG is encoded by the coding sequence ATGCAACGTTCTGCCTCGCTCCCACATCCCGGACAACCGCCCCGCCGTCCAATGATCCAGCTCTCCCAGCTGCCTATGCTTCTGCTGGTGCTCCTCGTCCTGTTCGTTTCGGTGTACCCGGTGGTCTGGATTTTCCTGTCCTCCCTTAAGGGCGCCGCGGAGTTCTCGACCAGCTCCATGTGGGCCCTTCCGCAAACGCTGGAATGGAGCAACTACGCCCGCGCCTGGACTGAAGGCAACATGAGCAAGTACTTCGTCAACAGCGTCACCTCAGTCCTGCCAGCGCTGCTCCTTGTGATCGTGCTGGGTACCATGGCCGCATTTGGCATCGAGATCATGCGCTGGAAACTGCGCAATGTGGCGTCACTGGTCTTCCTTGCCGGCATCATGGTTCCCATTCAGATCGTGTTGCTGCCCCTGTTCACCATCTATTTCAAGGTGCACCTGCTCGACACGCGCCTCGCGCTGATCATCACCTACACCGCGTTCGGGCTGCCCCTGGTCGTGTTCTTCCTGGTCGGTTACTTCAAGTCTTTTGCCAGAGAGATCATTGAGGCAGCCATCATGGACGGCGCGACCATCTACCAGGTGTTCTACAAGATCGCGTTGCCGATGGTTTCCAACGCCATCGTTACCGTGGCCCTGGTGCAGTTTTTCTTCATGTGGAACGACCTGCTGGTCTCCCTGACCTTCATCCAGAATCCAGACCTGCGCACGGTGCAGTCGGGCCTGCTGGCCTTCACCGGACAGTACGGCCAGCGGGAGTGGGGGCCGACCTTCGCGTCAATCGCTCTGGCCGTTGCGCCCACTGTGATGGTGTACCTGCTGCTCAACCAGATGGTGATGAAAGGCATGGCCACCGGCGCCGTCAAAGGCTGA
- a CDS encoding carbohydrate ABC transporter permease: MEKTLRDWRAILIFVGPALLLYTLVLLVPIAWSLGYTFYEGSPIAGFKFVGFTNYLRLTEDPNFLKALWFGTKYALLVSTGQVLFGLLLALLYAFYLKRSSALVRTLVFLPVVLPTVAVAQLFVKIFAIAPQYGLVNSVLQSVGLEHAVQAFLGQGSSAFWIIAAMDIWKSMGFYAILLYTGLVDIPEDTLEAARLDGAQGWSLARFVVLPLLAPITIASLIFSFNGTLKVFDSILALTGGGPGNATTPLTLYMYKTSFTYGEYGYGSTLALTLAIQCLLVTLLIFWRSRNRGAE; the protein is encoded by the coding sequence ATGGAAAAAACGCTTCGCGACTGGCGCGCCATCCTGATCTTCGTTGGCCCCGCCCTGCTGCTCTACACCCTGGTGCTGCTTGTACCCATTGCGTGGTCACTGGGCTACACCTTCTACGAAGGCTCACCGATCGCCGGGTTCAAGTTCGTCGGCTTCACAAACTACCTGCGCCTCACTGAAGACCCCAACTTCCTGAAGGCGCTGTGGTTCGGCACCAAATACGCGTTATTGGTCTCGACCGGCCAAGTTCTGTTCGGCCTGTTGTTGGCCCTGCTGTACGCCTTCTACCTCAAGCGTTCCTCGGCCCTGGTGCGCACCCTGGTGTTCCTTCCCGTCGTGCTGCCGACGGTTGCTGTGGCGCAATTGTTCGTCAAAATTTTCGCCATCGCCCCCCAGTACGGCTTGGTGAACAGTGTCTTGCAATCGGTGGGACTTGAACACGCCGTGCAGGCTTTCCTTGGGCAAGGCTCCAGCGCCTTCTGGATTATCGCGGCCATGGATATCTGGAAGTCCATGGGCTTCTACGCCATTTTGCTCTATACCGGCCTGGTCGACATTCCTGAGGACACCCTTGAAGCGGCCCGTCTGGACGGCGCGCAGGGCTGGAGCCTCGCCCGGTTCGTAGTGTTGCCACTCCTCGCCCCCATCACCATTGCGTCACTGATTTTCAGCTTCAACGGTACCCTCAAAGTCTTCGACAGCATCCTGGCCCTGACGGGTGGCGGTCCTGGCAACGCAACGACGCCCTTGACGCTGTACATGTACAAGACGTCTTTCACGTACGGCGAGTACGGCTACGGCAGCACCCTGGCGCTCACGCTGGCCATCCAGTGCCTGCTCGTCACACTGCTGATCTTCTGGCGGTCGCGCAACCGCGGCGCCGAATGA
- a CDS encoding ABC transporter substrate-binding protein: MNIPTRIARLSPLVLLSILLSPASAQSNKTIVFLSPQPVTQGYTKTILDLSQAYTKQKPGVKVQYQNADQTQLQQQLERLGAADNLPTLFSAPANTQTVQLAQKGLLVDIEATFKKLGIYNQLNPAAVSINKQLFSGKLIALPLELNIEGFWYNKKLFADNGVKEPKTWNELVTAAEKFKQKGIQPFSASGEQKWPLTRLIGNYAARKYGSDVMQRVAKGQLKLTDAGFVEAATAVADLGKKGYFGLGVNTIDYQTALDTFMQGKAAMLYMGSWALGNFNDPKQNKIGNSNIGFFNFPTVQGGKGTLNDWNMNTGLVVAISQKQNDAALQAWMKSVFSNFGNKAFAEQGLITGFKVTQRAQNVPALTTMVQQKINSAKSPFLFFEALFGPKAFAVSLDNVQPLITGDMSPQDYLRDLQAAQK, translated from the coding sequence GTGAACATTCCCACCCGTATCGCCCGCCTGTCACCCCTTGTTTTGCTCAGCATTCTGCTCTCCCCGGCCTCCGCCCAAAGCAACAAAACCATCGTCTTTCTTTCTCCGCAGCCCGTGACGCAGGGTTACACCAAAACCATTCTTGATCTGTCGCAGGCCTACACCAAGCAGAAGCCGGGCGTGAAAGTCCAGTACCAGAACGCCGACCAAACGCAGCTGCAGCAACAGCTCGAACGCTTGGGGGCCGCCGACAATCTGCCGACCCTCTTCAGCGCTCCCGCCAACACCCAGACCGTCCAACTGGCACAAAAAGGGTTGCTTGTCGATATCGAAGCCACTTTCAAAAAGCTCGGCATCTACAACCAGCTCAACCCCGCTGCCGTTTCCATCAACAAACAGCTTTTTAGTGGAAAACTCATCGCCCTGCCCCTAGAACTCAACATTGAAGGCTTCTGGTACAACAAGAAACTGTTTGCCGACAACGGCGTTAAGGAACCCAAAACCTGGAACGAGCTCGTCACTGCCGCCGAGAAGTTCAAGCAAAAAGGCATCCAGCCCTTCTCCGCCTCAGGCGAACAGAAATGGCCCCTGACCCGCCTGATTGGCAATTACGCCGCACGCAAGTACGGCTCTGACGTGATGCAGCGCGTCGCCAAGGGACAGCTCAAGCTCACTGATGCGGGCTTTGTCGAAGCCGCTACGGCAGTCGCCGACCTCGGCAAGAAAGGGTACTTTGGCCTAGGCGTCAACACCATTGACTACCAGACCGCCCTGGACACCTTCATGCAGGGGAAGGCCGCGATGCTCTACATGGGCAGTTGGGCGCTGGGTAACTTCAATGATCCCAAGCAGAACAAAATCGGCAACAGCAACATCGGGTTTTTCAACTTCCCCACTGTTCAGGGCGGCAAAGGCACACTGAACGACTGGAACATGAACACGGGACTCGTGGTCGCGATCAGTCAGAAGCAAAATGACGCTGCCCTCCAGGCCTGGATGAAATCGGTCTTCAGCAACTTCGGCAATAAGGCGTTCGCCGAGCAGGGTCTGATCACTGGCTTTAAGGTTACCCAGCGTGCCCAGAATGTCCCGGCGCTGACCACAATGGTTCAGCAGAAGATCAACAGCGCCAAGAGCCCGTTCCTCTTCTTCGAGGCGCTCTTCGGGCCTAAGGCCTTCGCCGTCTCCCTCGACAACGTTCAGCCTCTCATCACCGGTGATATGAGCCCGCAGGACTACCTCCGGGACTTACAAGCCGCACAGAAATAA
- a CDS encoding LacI family DNA-binding transcriptional regulator has protein sequence MKRATIKDVALQASVSFKTVSYVLNGGEKVSDKTREAVLNAVRTLDYHPHQAARAMRTGQSFAVALVAYGQDDKPAFGNLADPAIAIIIEAMVGTLEDAGYTLSVSNFKKADLSAYGRGLAQGQFDGGIFIPFANNAGALQPFLNTPLVAIDQPDLPEDVPVICVDYRSGVREAVCHLHARGRRRVAFLGGPRDLDAYHNTERYSGYHDGLTDCSLPLDPTLVFAADYSFEGARSVFDQLIAAAPDAVIAATDRMAIGVLREAVTRGLNIPADLAIVGFDDLEITRYVDPALTSIHHPLSELGQKSAQMILSRLDSTLPLSPLRVTLPTRLIVRGSS, from the coding sequence TTGAAACGCGCCACCATCAAAGACGTCGCTTTGCAGGCCAGCGTCAGCTTTAAAACCGTCTCATACGTGCTGAACGGCGGAGAAAAGGTCAGCGACAAAACCAGGGAAGCCGTGCTAAATGCCGTCCGGACTCTGGACTATCACCCCCATCAGGCGGCCCGGGCAATGCGAACCGGGCAGAGTTTTGCCGTTGCTCTCGTCGCGTACGGCCAGGATGACAAACCGGCCTTCGGCAACCTGGCTGATCCTGCCATCGCAATCATCATTGAGGCCATGGTCGGCACCCTAGAGGATGCCGGGTACACCCTCAGCGTCAGCAACTTCAAAAAAGCGGACCTCTCCGCTTATGGACGGGGACTGGCGCAGGGGCAATTCGATGGCGGCATCTTCATTCCATTTGCCAACAATGCTGGCGCTCTCCAGCCTTTCCTGAACACTCCGCTCGTCGCCATTGATCAACCAGACCTGCCAGAGGACGTGCCGGTCATCTGCGTCGATTACCGGTCGGGCGTTCGTGAAGCCGTATGCCATCTGCACGCCCGAGGGCGGCGGCGCGTGGCCTTTCTGGGCGGTCCGCGTGACCTTGACGCTTACCACAACACGGAACGGTACAGCGGGTATCACGACGGCCTGACAGACTGCAGCCTCCCACTGGATCCGACGCTCGTTTTTGCTGCGGACTACTCCTTTGAAGGGGCCCGCAGCGTGTTCGACCAGCTGATCGCCGCAGCTCCGGATGCTGTGATCGCTGCAACCGACCGAATGGCCATCGGTGTGCTCCGCGAGGCAGTGACACGCGGCCTGAATATCCCCGCTGATCTGGCCATTGTCGGATTTGATGACCTTGAAATCACCCGGTACGTGGATCCGGCCCTGACGTCCATCCACCACCCACTCAGCGAACTCGGACAGAAGTCAGCTCAGATGATCCTCTCCCGGCTCGACAGCACCCTGCCCCTCTCCCCTCTCCGAGTGACCCTCCCCACCAGATTGATCGTCCGCGGCTCCAGCTGA
- a CDS encoding ROK family protein, giving the protein MTRTKGDPSALRAHNRQTILNHLRQLGPVSRTQLVELTGLSSAAITGITAELIEDQLLTEQSTGEAGISGGRRPIYLGIKYSAHYAVGLKLREDRIEGVLTDLSTHVLAHLVEDLTIHDPLQVAVQIHTLCSKLYRHARIDADHVIGIGIALSGVIDALHGTVVHAPLLGWHDVPLAPLVRKCTGLPTHVDNDVNSLAAAERLFGHGKQTSHFLTVALGRGLGGALVLGGELHRGRQGGAGEFGHNLAVPDGRLCSCGRRGCLEAYVAEPALLAQFQAQHPDLSSSVTTIPALVALAESHPGAAGLLRRAGQLLGTHLSYLVNTINPELIIIAGEGTRLGPLFFDSLRKAVHESAFDCLGDDLPIVIDIWPDDDFTPWARGAASLAVQCAFDFGTLAKGGDMVHR; this is encoded by the coding sequence ATGACTCGAACAAAAGGCGATCCCAGCGCATTGCGCGCCCATAACCGTCAGACCATTCTGAACCACCTACGCCAACTGGGCCCAGTGAGCCGCACGCAGCTCGTCGAACTGACCGGTCTGAGCTCCGCAGCCATCACCGGGATCACCGCAGAACTGATTGAAGACCAGCTGCTCACCGAGCAGAGTACTGGTGAAGCGGGCATCAGCGGTGGGCGCCGTCCGATCTACCTCGGCATCAAGTACAGCGCGCACTATGCCGTCGGCCTGAAACTTCGTGAAGACCGCATCGAGGGGGTGCTCACCGACCTGTCCACCCACGTCCTGGCGCACCTCGTCGAAGACCTCACCATCCATGACCCGCTGCAGGTCGCTGTCCAGATCCATACCCTCTGCAGCAAGCTCTACCGCCACGCCCGCATTGACGCTGACCATGTCATCGGCATTGGCATCGCCCTGTCGGGCGTGATCGACGCTTTACACGGGACTGTCGTCCACGCGCCGCTGCTCGGGTGGCACGACGTGCCCCTGGCGCCGCTGGTTCGGAAGTGCACCGGTCTCCCCACCCATGTGGACAACGACGTCAACAGTCTTGCTGCCGCCGAACGGCTCTTCGGTCATGGAAAGCAGACCAGCCACTTCCTCACCGTCGCTCTCGGCAGAGGGCTTGGAGGCGCTCTCGTTCTGGGCGGCGAGCTTCACCGCGGTCGCCAGGGTGGCGCAGGTGAATTTGGCCACAACCTCGCTGTGCCAGACGGCCGCCTCTGCTCTTGTGGCCGCCGCGGCTGCCTCGAAGCCTACGTGGCTGAGCCTGCCCTCCTCGCCCAGTTCCAGGCGCAACATCCAGACCTGTCCTCCAGTGTGACGACCATCCCCGCCCTGGTGGCACTTGCTGAATCCCACCCCGGTGCTGCTGGACTTCTAAGGCGTGCCGGACAGCTTCTCGGCACGCACCTGTCGTACCTGGTCAACACCATCAATCCGGAGCTGATCATCATCGCTGGCGAAGGCACCCGGCTCGGCCCCCTCTTCTTCGACTCCCTCCGCAAAGCTGTCCATGAGTCTGCGTTTGACTGCCTCGGTGACGACCTTCCCATCGTCATTGACATCTGGCCGGACGACGACTTCACCCCCTGGGCCCGCGGCGCCGCCAGTCTCGCGGTGCAGTGCGCGTTCGATTTCGGAACGCTGGCGAAAGGAGGGGACATGGTGCACCGCTGA
- a CDS encoding ABC transporter substrate-binding protein, with product MNKTARFTTVTALLLSAVASPVLAQGNKTVVFLSGQNEDVGYTRIISELSREYQKRTPATTYQYQGNTTEMTQKLQLLAASKNLPTLYSIGEPALLSQLASQGQAADLEATFKRLGIYNQLNPVAVELNKKLTGGKLLGLPLELNIEGFWYNKKLFANHGLKEPRTWDEMLAAAEKFKQKGVQPFSASGQQKWPLTRLIGGYVARKLGADAMDRVKAGTLKLTDPAFVEAARSVQQMGLKGYFGQGVNTIDYDTAVDTFLQGKAAMFYMGSWELRTFNDPARNKIGVQNIGFFNTPLVRGGKGTLNDWSINTGLTVAVNQSQNDAALGNWMKYVFANYANRAMSDLGMLTGFKVTKMPANVPGLTTLTQQKLNTAKKGYLWFEAFFSAKGTAVSQDNVQPLVTGDLSPEAYLAQLQTALK from the coding sequence ATGAACAAGACTGCCCGCTTCACCACCGTTACCGCTCTGCTGCTGAGCGCAGTCGCCTCCCCCGTCCTTGCGCAGGGCAATAAGACCGTCGTGTTTCTTTCCGGACAGAATGAGGACGTCGGGTACACCCGGATTATCAGCGAGCTGTCCAGGGAGTATCAGAAACGGACCCCGGCTACGACCTATCAGTACCAGGGCAACACCACGGAAATGACGCAGAAGCTTCAGCTGCTTGCCGCCAGCAAGAACCTTCCTACCCTGTACTCCATCGGTGAGCCGGCCCTGCTGAGCCAACTCGCCAGCCAGGGTCAGGCCGCCGACCTGGAAGCCACCTTCAAACGGCTCGGCATTTACAACCAGCTCAATCCCGTCGCGGTTGAACTCAACAAGAAACTCACCGGCGGCAAACTGCTCGGGTTGCCCCTAGAACTCAACATTGAGGGCTTCTGGTACAACAAAAAACTCTTTGCGAACCATGGCCTCAAGGAACCCAGAACCTGGGACGAGATGCTCGCCGCCGCCGAGAAGTTCAAGCAAAAGGGCGTCCAGCCCTTCTCCGCCTCGGGGCAGCAGAAATGGCCTCTCACCCGCCTGATCGGTGGGTATGTTGCCCGTAAACTCGGTGCGGACGCCATGGACCGGGTCAAGGCTGGCACGCTCAAACTCACCGATCCCGCGTTTGTCGAAGCGGCCCGCAGCGTCCAGCAGATGGGTCTGAAAGGCTACTTTGGTCAGGGCGTCAACACCATCGACTACGACACCGCCGTCGATACCTTCCTGCAGGGCAAGGCGGCGATGTTCTATATGGGGAGCTGGGAACTGCGGACGTTCAACGACCCGGCGCGGAACAAGATTGGCGTTCAGAACATCGGCTTCTTCAATACACCGCTCGTCCGGGGCGGTAAAGGAACCCTTAACGACTGGTCAATCAATACTGGCCTGACCGTGGCCGTCAACCAGTCTCAGAATGACGCGGCACTGGGCAACTGGATGAAGTACGTCTTTGCCAACTACGCCAACCGCGCCATGAGCGACCTCGGCATGCTCACCGGCTTCAAGGTCACGAAAATGCCCGCGAACGTGCCCGGGCTCACCACGTTAACCCAGCAGAAGTTGAATACCGCCAAGAAAGGCTACCTCTGGTTTGAAGCATTCTTCTCGGCCAAGGGCACCGCTGTTTCGCAGGATAACGTGCAGCCCCTCGTCACCGGCGACCTGAGTCCTGAAGCGTACCTGGCACAATTGCAGACTGCCCTGAAGTAA
- a CDS encoding family 43 glycosylhydrolase, with product MTTNTANHVHPDRRAARRTSITPGQPWLDTSGNLIQAHGGSILHDGGIFYWYGENKERTTGQTDIWHWGVRCYASKDLYNWEDCGVIIPPVLDDRTSPLHPAQKMDRPHIVYNRFTGQYVCWVKVMHPDDTQKSTVLVADSLFGPYRIVRTDLRPLGMSAGDFDLVVDPVDGKAYYYFERVHSEMICADLTEDYTDVTGYYSTHFPHPHPPFVREAPAYFRRGSLHYLFTSGTSGYFPNASEVAVARTYHGPWTVLGDPHPGDESRTSYRSQICSVFKHPHKKDLYIALADRWLGDRDVDAQQAAHMFETAFASGRPSEYFARYEQEDPAVFAAPNTSTAGYVWLPVRFDGDMAYLDWHEEWQIEDFD from the coding sequence ATGACGACGAACACAGCCAATCACGTCCATCCTGACCGTAGAGCGGCGAGGCGAACCTCTATCACGCCAGGACAACCCTGGCTGGACACCAGCGGAAACTTGATTCAGGCGCATGGCGGGTCAATCCTGCACGATGGAGGCATTTTCTATTGGTATGGAGAGAACAAGGAGCGCACCACTGGACAGACAGACATCTGGCACTGGGGGGTGCGCTGCTACGCTTCAAAGGATCTGTACAACTGGGAGGACTGCGGCGTGATTATTCCTCCCGTGCTTGACGATCGTACTTCACCCCTGCATCCCGCGCAGAAGATGGACCGTCCGCACATTGTCTACAACCGCTTCACGGGGCAGTACGTCTGCTGGGTCAAGGTCATGCACCCGGACGACACCCAAAAATCCACAGTTCTTGTGGCGGACTCTCTTTTCGGCCCATACCGCATTGTGCGCACGGACCTTCGGCCATTAGGCATGAGTGCCGGAGACTTTGATCTGGTCGTCGACCCCGTCGATGGGAAAGCCTACTATTACTTCGAGCGGGTGCACAGCGAGATGATCTGTGCAGACCTCACAGAGGATTACACGGATGTGACCGGGTATTACTCCACGCACTTTCCTCATCCCCACCCTCCGTTCGTGCGTGAGGCGCCTGCCTACTTCCGGCGAGGTTCCCTACATTACTTGTTCACGTCGGGCACCAGTGGGTACTTCCCGAACGCGTCAGAGGTGGCAGTGGCGCGAACGTATCATGGCCCGTGGACGGTTCTGGGCGATCCGCACCCCGGCGACGAGAGCCGCACGTCGTACCGTTCGCAGATCTGTTCGGTATTCAAGCACCCCCATAAGAAAGACCTCTATATTGCGCTGGCTGACCGCTGGCTTGGTGACCGTGATGTGGACGCGCAACAAGCCGCCCACATGTTTGAAACGGCTTTTGCCAGTGGACGACCCTCGGAGTACTTCGCGCGATATGAACAGGAAGATCCTGCCGTGTTCGCCGCGCCCAACACCTCTACAGCAGGTTACGTTTGGCTACCAGTACGATTCGATGGGGACATGGCGTACCTGGATTGGCACGAGGAGTGGCAGATCGAAGACTTTGATTGA